One stretch of Glycine soja cultivar W05 chromosome 7, ASM419377v2, whole genome shotgun sequence DNA includes these proteins:
- the LOC114418551 gene encoding probable protein ABIL5 has product MEVDFKSPSLEKTEAAETEVEENMHFHKSLQELRELQSQLHHAADYCETTFLKSEAKRDVLENTKEYICRVMVTVVDHLGNVSANLDGLISQTNAFSEAESKIQCLKQRLFSCEQYADKLALTKMRWREKVPRLHTRYLSSPPILERPSSEELRDSKTEDPSKLDDKHILEKHEDLPLFLYTQKPHGDKNLKPTSFTTLKEHNLTMVVPVRDGLSVLTKVSNPTFHFQGSPKVARHRRSLHGSNILWLIRRTKRIQ; this is encoded by the exons ATGGAGGTGGATTTCAAGTCTCCTTCCCTTGAAAAGACAGAAGCTGCTGAGACTGAAGTAGAAGAAAACATGCACTTTCACAAGTCTCTTCAg GAGCTAAGAGAATTGCAGTCTCAGTTGCACCATGCCGCAGATTATTGTGAAACAACTTTCTTGAAAAGTGAAGCTAAGAGAGA TGTGTTGGAAAATACAAAAGAATACATATGCAGGGTCATGGTCACTGTAGTTGATCATCTTGGGAACGTCTCGGCTAATCTTGATGGCCTTATTTCTCAAACAAATGCATTTTCTGAGGCTGAGTCTAAAATCCAGTGCCTTAAACAA AGACTTTTCTCATGTGAACAATATGCTGATAAGCTTGCACTCACAAAAATGAGATGGAGGGAGAAAGTGCCAAGACTCCATACACGATATTTATCATCTC CACCCATCCTTGAGAGACCAAGCAGCGAGGAATTAAG AGATTCTAAAACTGAAGACCCCTCTAAATTAGATGATAAACACATACTAGAAAAACATGAGGATTTGCCACTCTTTTTGTACACCCAAAAACCACATGGAGATAAGAATTTGAAGCCAACCAGTTTTACTACATTGAAGGAGCATAATTTGACCATGG TGGTACCTGTTCGGGACGGTTTGTCAGTCTTAACCAAAGTTTCAAATCCTACATTTCATTTCCAA gGTTCCCCGAAGGTTGCACGCCATAGAAGATCCTTGCATGGCAGTAACATCTTATGGCTCATACGGCGTACTAAAAGAATCCAATGA
- the LOC114418550 gene encoding rho guanine nucleotide exchange factor 8-like has translation MVRAFHRQISMQKSKSFHFRKMFEIPGKHIHGLFDKDHDEAGESDSKIYSKSFESRSSLDQQFEIQLNSDHSPAASLGIEAPRMPPKPPTEADLMKERFAKLLLGEDMSGAGNGVSSALALSNAITNLAASVFGEQSKLEPMSSERKARWRKEIEWLLSVTDYIVEFAPSQQIAKDGTSMEIMTTRQRTDLLMNIPALRKLDAMLIDTLDNFRDQNEFWYVSKNDENSEDNTNSQRKSDKWWLPTVKVPPTGMSEPAGKWIQFQKDNVNQVLKAAMAINAQILSEMEIPENYIESLPKNGRESLGESVYKSITVEYFDPGQFLSTMDMSTEHKVLDLKNRIEASIVIWRRKMTNKDSKSAWSSAVSIEKRELFEERAETILLMLKHQFPGLPQSSLDISKIQYNKDVGQAILESYSRVIESLAYTVMSRIDDVLYADSVTKNPSLAVSSRRYSLDSSPAATEQTSPNSEDENSYLQSSETPPSMTLSDFMGWSSTKGGSDIKNTNSTRDIEDTNSTGDIEEYVKEKDEKSITKSPKLTTPSKSYYLEKLEYLNALKSPIARH, from the exons ATGGTTCGAGCTTTTCATCGCCAAATTAGCATGCAGAAGTCTAAGTCTTTTCATTTCAGGAAGATGTTTGAGATCCCAGGGAAACATATCCACGGTTTATTTGATAAAGATCATGATGAAGCAGGTGAAAGTGATAGTAAGATTTACTCAAAAAGCTTTGAGTCTAGAAGCTCACTTGATCAGCAATTTGAAATTCAGCTCAATAGTGATCATAGTCCAGCAGCAAGCTTGGGTATTGAAGCACCTAGAATGCCTCCCAAGCCACCAACTG AAGCTGACTTGATGAAGGAAAGGTTTGCTAAGCTGCTTTTAGGAGAAGACATGTCTGGTGCAGGGAATGGTGTTTCTTCAGCATTGGCTTTGTCAAATGCCATAACAAACCTGGCTG CATCTGTTTTCGGAGAACAATCAAAGCTGGAGCCAATGTCCTCAGAAAGAAAGGCCAGGTGGAGAAAAGAAATTGAGTGGCTTCTATCTGTAACTGATTATATTGTTGAATTTGCTCCATCACAACAGATAGCTAAGGATGGAACAAGCATGGAG ATCATGACTACACGGCAACGAACTGATCTGCTCATGAACATCCCCGCCTTGCGAAAGCTTGATGCAATGCTCATT GACACGTTAGACAACTTTAGAGATCAAAATGAGTTCTGGTATGTCTCTAAAAATGATGAGAATTCTGAGGATAACACTAACAGCCAAAGGAAGAGTGACAAATGGTGGCTACCAACAGTTAAAGTTCCCCCAACAGGGATGTCAGAACCGGCCGGAAAATGGATACAGTTCCAGAAGGACAATGTCAACCAAGTGCTTAAAGCAGCCATGGCAATAAATGCTCAAATACTATCAGAAATGGAGATCCCTGAAAATTACATTGAATCTCTCCCCAAG AATGGTAGAGAAAGCCTTGGTGAATCAGTCTATAAGAGCATTACAGTGGAATACTTTGATCCTGGGCAATTTCTCTCAACAATGGACATGTCCACAGAGCATAAGGTGCTTGACCTCAAGAATAGGATTGAAGCTTCCATAGTGATATGGAGAAGGAAGATGACCAATAAGGATAGTAAGTCTGCGTGGAGTTCGGCAGTGAGCATTGAGAAGAGGGAACTCTTTGAGGAGAGAGCTGAGACAATATTGCTGATGCTCAAACATCAGTTCCCAGGACTTCCACAATCTTCACTTGACATTAGCAAAATCCAATACAACAAG GATGTTGGACAAGCTATTCTAGAGAGCTACTCAAGAGTAATAGAAAGCCTGGCTTACACAGTTATGTCAAGGATTGATGATGTCTTGTACGCTGATTCGGTGACAAAGAACCCTTCATTGGCAGTGAGCAGCAGAAGATATTCATTGGATTCTTCACCGGCGGCAACTGAGCAGACGTCCCCAAACTCTGAGGATGAGAATAGCTACTTACAATCTTCAGAGACACCTCCTTCAATGACTCTCTCAGATTTCATGGGTTGGAGTTCTACCAAGGGGGGGAGTGACATAAAGAATACTAATTCCACAAGAGACATAGAAGATACTAATTCCACAGGAGACATAGAAGAGTACgtgaaagaaaaagatgaaaagagTATAACTAAATCTCCAAAACTTACAACCCCATCGAAATCTTACTATTTGGAGAAGCTTGAGTACTTGAATGCTTTAAAAAGTCCCATAGCTCGACATTAA